Proteins found in one Mustela lutreola isolate mMusLut2 chromosome 10, mMusLut2.pri, whole genome shotgun sequence genomic segment:
- the CRNN gene encoding cornulin, whose product MPQLLRNINEIIEAFGRYARTEGSCPVLTRGELKRLLEHEFADVIVKPHDPATVDEVLHLLDEDDTGTVEFNEFLVLVFKITQACFKTMSKSPEDTCGSQESGSLPTGASQELRKEQSKRAEVRQIREGQICERSQCVQRTLASRGQAGVGAQNHAQGLGQDRQSESQRQEKESQQTQARRHVQQTQRVGGDKSHQIRQRESERQSQTREQDRAQKTSELVTRTGTQTQTDENQTVEQDRSHHIESPDTRSQESTHGQTRGTEVQGQDRSQTSQILTEHVSQILTGECVQTPGGATQAMELDRSHQIGSPDTQLQESSHGQTRGSKVQGQNRCQTSEVVTGEQIQTQAASENQTHTQAMEQYRSHNASDIGDRNEGQTQRQSGRGHRWTQVSHYEAGEKKLGGRAQAGTNTLTGRQDWRSTHPRCSVTGGQREREPTVVTQEWVDDHTREMEIPRQGHGSLHTGMPSAQGQEAAQPEGKRGLTARGLYSYFKSNKP is encoded by the exons ATGCCTCAATTATTGCGAAACATTAATGAGATCATCGAAGCCTTTGGGCGCTACGCCAGGACTGAGGGCAGCTGCCCAGTGCTTACCCGGGGGGAGCTGAAAAGGCTCCTGGAACATGAGTTTGCTGATGTCATTGTG AAACCCCATGATCCTGCCACTGTGGATGAAGTCCTGCACCTGCTGGATGAAGATGATACAGGGACTGTGGAGTTCAACGAATTCCTGGTCCTGGTGTTTAAAATCACCCAAGCCTGTTTCAAGACAATGAGTAAGAGTCCTGAGGATACTTGTGGATCTCAAGAGTCTGGAAGCCTCCCCACTGGGGCCTCACAAGAGCTGAGGAAAGAACAGAGCAAGAGAGCTGAGGTGCGACAGATTAGGGAAGGACAGATTTGCGAAAGGAGCCAATGTGTACAGCGCACTCTGGCCTCCAGGGGACAGGCAGGTGTTGGGGCTCAGAACCATGCTCAGGGTCTTGGCCAGGATAGGCAGTCTGAATCtcagagacaagagaaagaaagtcaGCAGACACAAGCTCGGAGACATGTGCAGCAGACCCAAAGAGTAGGAGGAGACAAGAGTCACCAGATCAGacagagggagtcagagagacagTCACAGACCAGGGAACAAGACAGAGCACAGAAGACAAGTGAATTAGTGACTAGAACTGGAACTCAGACCCAGACAGATGAAAACCAAACTGTGGAGCAGGATAGGAGCCATCATATAGAAAGTCCTGACACACGGTCACAGGAGTCCACCCATGGCCAGACCAGAGGGACTGAGGTCCAGGGTCAAGATAGGAGCCAAACAAGCCAGATACTAACAGAACAT GTAAGCCAGATACTGACAGGAGAATGTGTTCAGACACCGGGAGGTGCCACCCAGGCCATGGAACTAGACAGGAGCCATCAGATAGGAAGCCCTGACACACAGCTACAGGAGTCCTCCCATGGTCAGACCAGAGGGTCCAAGGTCCAGGGTCAAAACAGGTGCCAAACAAGTGAAGTGGTGACAGGAGAACAGATTCAGACACAGGCAGCCTCAGAAAACCAGACACACACTCAGGCCATGGAGCAATACAGGAGCCACAATGCAAGTGACATAGGAGATAGAAATGAGGGACAGACCCAGAGGCAGTCAGGCCGTGGTCACAGATGGACACAAGTGAGCCACTATGAGGCAGGAGAGAAAAAGCTGGGAGGACGGGCCCAGGCTGGGACAAACACTCTGACAGgcagacaggactggaggagCACTCACCCAAGATGCAGTGTGAcaggtggacagagagagagagaacccacagTGGTTACCCAGGAGTGGGTGGATGACCACACAAGGGAGATGGAGATCCCAAGGCAGGGGCATGGTAGCCTGCACACTGGCATGCCTTCAGCCCAGGGCCAGGAAGCAGCCCAGCCAGAAGGGAAGCGAGGCCTCACAGCCAGGGGGCTATATTCCTACTTCAAGAGCAATAAGCCATGA